In Helianthus annuus cultivar XRQ/B chromosome 3, HanXRQr2.0-SUNRISE, whole genome shotgun sequence, a single window of DNA contains:
- the LOC110929706 gene encoding small ubiquitin-related modifier 2-like yields FVLLILLQDGNEVFFRIKRSTQLKKLMNAYCDRQSVEINSIAFLFDGRRLRAEQTPDELEMEDGDEIDAMLHQTGGGGLLWFQNI; encoded by the exons TTTGTTCTTTTAATTCTTTTACAGGATGGAAATGAAGTTTTCTTTAGGATCAAACGAAGCACACAACTTAAGAAGCTGATGAATGCATACTGTGACAGGCAGTCTGTTGAGATCAACTCCATTGCTTTCTTGTTTGATGGCCGCCGTCTTCGTGCAGAGCAGACGCCAGATgag TTGGAGATGGAGGACGGTGATGAGATTGACGCGATGCTGCACCAGACAGGTGGTGGCGGTTTGTTGTGGTTCCAGAACATATAA